From Cyanobacteriota bacterium:
AATACTGATAAAGGTTTGCTCGACTTGGTGTCGAACCTGTAGCTCTGCCCGACACCATTTGTCGAGGTAAGAGAGGGTACTACGTCGAGACAGCATGGCTGCTGGAGACTCTGGGGCTGATAGAGCAGGGACGATGGTGAAGCTAGCGATCGCAGCCTCGGTAACCCCAACCCGCTGGCGAGTGGTATCAGCATCAAGCAAGACCTGAGCTAGTTGCGCCGCTGTGAGAGGTAAATGAGTGGTTTTGCCATGTAACGGATCCAAATTACGATCGCCTGGATCCACAATCCACTGGCGGGGCTGCACAGCCTCTAGCCACGATCGCAACTCTTTGCTGGTGGGCATATCGCCAAACCGAATCACCACTTCAGGTGCTAGAGCTGAAGCTAGGGAGTGATTACGCAGTAGCAGGTCATAGGTAGAAATTAAGTAGGGATTCAGATGGGCATAGTTGCGGAGTGGAGACAGCGCTTCTGCGAGAACAGGATAACGCAACAGCCGTGCAATACGGGCGATCGCAGCACAATAGTCGGCAGGGTGCTGAGGTTGCACTGGGCCAACAATAATCAGGCCCCGATCGCACTGTAGCCACGATTGAGAGGGCACAGGATAGGGAGAAAACGACACCCCAGAGTTAGATGAAGGGATACAGGGTTCGATGGCAGCAAAAAACTCCTCTGGATGAAGCTGAGAAATGAGAGCTTTGATTTGAGCCTCTACGTGAGGCGGCTCCGGCAAGGGTGCGAGGGGGTCACGAAAGGGAAGATTCACATGCACAACACCAGGCACTGGCCACAGGGTGCGCTGCCATGCCTGAATGATCGTTTGGCGTAGATAAGATAGCAGTTGCAAGGTAGCTTCAGGTAATGCCAACTCGGTATACCAATTGGGATAGTTACCGTAGAGTTTTTGTTGGTCGATCGCCTGGCCAGCATTACAGTTGCGCAGTTCTGGGGGACGGTCTGCCGTCAGCACTAACAGGGGTACGCGACTTTCCCGTGCCTCAATCACGGCAGGATAAAAGTTAGCAGCGGCTGTGCCTGATGAACAAATCAGTGCTGTGGGCCGTCCAGATTGTCGCGCTAGCCCTAGGGCAAAAAAGGCGGCTGAGCGCTCATCCAAGACAGGGATAGCCTCAACATGGGCAGACTTAGCTACGGCGATCGCCAAGGGAGCCGATCGCGACCCAGGGCAAACTACGGCAGTCGTTAATCCCAGTCGTTGTAAGGTTTCGACAATAACAGATGACCAAATTAAATTAGTGTTTGTAAAATCTATAGCCATTAACAGTCGTTACTTATACTTAACTATACTTAAATTGAATATCACCCTAATACCGCCGGGCAAATGGTTTACAGTTACCCTGTAGGCACCGCCTCCCCTGGCATTCTAACTAGTTGCAAAATGCCGTAACAAAAGTCTACGATGCCTGCACTACACAATCTCAGCCCTTGTCGTTGTTCTTTACATATGTCATGAATAGGCGACTAGTCATGCTTATTGGCG
This genomic window contains:
- the menD gene encoding 2-succinyl-5-enolpyruvyl-6-hydroxy-3-cyclohexene-1-carboxylic-acid synthase, whose amino-acid sequence is MAIDFTNTNLIWSSVIVETLQRLGLTTAVVCPGSRSAPLAIAVAKSAHVEAIPVLDERSAAFFALGLARQSGRPTALICSSGTAAANFYPAVIEARESRVPLLVLTADRPPELRNCNAGQAIDQQKLYGNYPNWYTELALPEATLQLLSYLRQTIIQAWQRTLWPVPGVVHVNLPFRDPLAPLPEPPHVEAQIKALISQLHPEEFFAAIEPCIPSSNSGVSFSPYPVPSQSWLQCDRGLIIVGPVQPQHPADYCAAIARIARLLRYPVLAEALSPLRNYAHLNPYLISTYDLLLRNHSLASALAPEVVIRFGDMPTSKELRSWLEAVQPRQWIVDPGDRNLDPLHGKTTHLPLTAAQLAQVLLDADTTRQRVGVTEAAIASFTIVPALSAPESPAAMLSRRSTLSYLDKWCRAELQVRHQVEQTFISIDWLLEAKIAWLLSRQLPPETPLFIANSTPVRDMEWFWQPGSLAVRPFFNRGANGIDGTLSTAIGIAHRNQSAVLLTGDLALLHDTNGFLLRRHIVGHLTILLINNDGGGIFKMLPISQFEPPFEQFFATPQSVNVAELCAAYGIEHEMITSWQQLGQRLNPLPQTGIRVLEVQTDRRADAHWRKKHLPSFAQHVLI